Genomic DNA from Streptomyces sp. NBC_01571:
GAACGAGCCGGCCCCGCTGCCCTGCACCCCGAACGGCGTCCTCACCCTCCTGCGCCGCTACGGCGTGGAGATCAAGGGCGCCGAGGTCGTGGTCGTCGGCCGCGGGGTGACCATCGGCCGTCCGATGCCGCTGCTGCTGACGCGGCGCAGCGAGAACGCGACCGTGACCCAGTGCCACACCGGTACCCGGGACCTCTCCGCGCACCTGAAGCGCGCCGACATCATCATCGCCGCGGCCGGCTCCGCGCACCTCGTCCGCGCCGAGGACGTGAAGCCGGGCGCCGCCGTCCTCGACGTCGGCGTCTCGCGCAGCGCCGAGGGCAAGATCGTCGGCGATGTCCACCCGGACGTCGCCGAGGTCGCGGCGTGGATCTCCCCGAACCCGGGCGGCGTCGGTCCGATGACCCGTGCCCAGCTGCTCGTCAACGTGGTGGAAGCGGCGGAGCGCAGTGTCGGCTGACGGCAGCTCCGAGAGGGCCGACTCCGCATCGGCCGTACGGGAAGCGGAGGCAGTGGCGGAAGCCGCCGTACGGGCCGAGGGGTCCGCACGGACGGACGGGGCCGCACGGACGGAAGGGGCCCCGCGGACGGATGCGGCCGCACGGGCCGAGGGGGCCGCGCCGGCCGTGACGGGGGCGCGGGCCGAGGCCGGGGCCCCGGACGGCGCCGGGTCCGGGGACGACGCGAGGTCCGGGGGCGACGCCGAGGAGGGCGACCCCGGGGTGATCGACGCCGTGAGTGCCCCGGACGCCGAGGGGCGGCCGCGCCGCACCACGCGCCGCTTCCCGCTGTTCACGAAGGACACCGCGCGGCCCGAGGGCGGCGGCCGGGCGGCATCGGGCGACGCCCCGGCCCCGGCCCGCCAGTGGCCCATCCTGGCCGTGCTGGGTTCCGTCGGGCTCGGCCTGCTGCTGGTCGCGCTGGACGCGTTCCGGTTCGGCACGATCCTGATCGGCGCCGCCTTGCTGGCCGGTGCCGTGATGCGCTGGATGCTGCCCGACGTGGGCATGCTCGCGGTCCGCTCCCGCTTCACGGACATGGTCACGTACGGCGTGCTGGGCCTCGCCATCGTCCTGCTCGCGCTGATGGCTCAGCCCAATCCGTGGCTGGTGATCCCGTTCCTGGACGACACGCTGCACTTCACGGTCCGCTGAGACCCCCGCGCCGTCCACGCACGGCGCCGCGACCCGTCCTCTCCCCCGAGTAAGGACGGGCCGCGGCCGGGCGGCCGTGCCGCCCGGGGACAACCCTTCTGCACCGGAACGGGCCTTACAACAGCCGGCAGTTCGCTGTGGCACGGAAGTGACCGTTCCGCCACCGTGTCCGCGTCGCGTGACGGGAACCGTCCCACCGTCCGGCGCCGTCCCTCGCTCACAGGGAACGCCGGAGGCGGACGAACGTCTCCGGAACGCCGCGGGAGGTGGGTGAGCGATGGGTGCCTGGCAGCCGCTGCCGGGGGAACTTCCCGCGGAGGTACGGGACTTCGTCGAGCAGGTACGGCTGCTCAAGGACAGCACCGGGCTGAGCCTGGTCGCGCTGGGCGCGCGCACCGCGTACAGCAAGTCGTCCTGGCAGCGCTACCTCAACGGGACCCAGCCGCCACCCAGGCAGGCGGTCGCGGCCCTGTGCCGGGTCGCGGGTCTCACCGGCGCCGACGCCGAACGCTTCGGCGTGCGCTGGGAGCTGGCGGTACGGGTCTGGCCCCGCGAGCCCGCGCCCTTACGTCTCCCGGTGGGCGGACCCGTCCCCGGCGGGCGTGACGGCGCGCAGGACGGACGCGGCGAGCACGACGAACACGACGGACGCGACGAACACGACGGACGCGACGAACGCCACGAGCACGACGAACACGACGAGCACGACGAGCACGACGGACGCGACGGACACGGTGGCGCGGCGCAGGGTGCGGACGACCGTGCGGGCGCGTGCGGGTACGAGGAGGAGCCCACGCTTCCGTGGTGGGACCTGCTCGACGAGGAACCCCCGCCCGGTCCGCGCACGGGACGTCTCCTCCTCTACGCGGCCCTGCTCGTCCTCGCGCTCCTCCTCGTCGCTGTCGCGGGTGCCGTCGCTCTCGGGTGACCCGAGTTCGTTGACGACCGGCGGGGGAGCACCCGTGTTCCCGCTGTGTCGACGTCCTGACAGGTTCGACGACCGGGCCTGATCCGTCCCGACCGACACTTGTGCGGAGGTCGAGAGTCCGTCTGGCCGGCGCGGGGGAAATGGGACACTGGGACCGCGGCCCGACGGGCGTGCAACGGCGCATGCCCCGGCCCGAACGCTCCTGTGCGCCCCCGTTCCGGGAACTGAGGTCCTGGCCGGACGCATCCCTGTGGGTAACCAGAACGGGGACTCGGCGGCGATGGGCCACTCCCTTGCCCGCACGCGGGGGAGAGCCCGGGGGAGCCGCGCGGGGGGAAATGTCAGGCACGCACGGGGGGAAAGAAGCAGGGGGGAACAGCAATGCCTCGTTGGAAGGCCTTGCCGGATGAACTCGATCCGCAGGTCAGGGAGTTCGCCGGCCAGCTGCGCCGATTGGTCGACCGGAGCGGGCTGAGTGTCGCCGCCCTGGCCGACCGTACGGGCTACAGCAGGACGTCCTGGGAGCGTTACCTCAACGGCCGGCTTCTCGCTCCCAAGGGTGCGATCGTCGCCCTGGCCGAGGTGACCGGGAGCAGTCCCGTTCATCTGACCACCATGTGGGAGCTCGCCGAGCGTGCCTGGAGCCGTTCGGAGATGCGCCACGACATGACCATGGAAGCGATCCGCATCTCCCAGGCGCGGGCCGCGCTCGGGGAGTCCGGGGCGTCCCCGGCGAACGGGGGCGACGGCCAACAGGCACGCAAGGGCCGCAGCGCGACCGTGACGCCCGGGGTCGCCGGGCCCGCGGGTGTGGCGCCGTCGGTACCGCCGCAGCCGACCGCGGCGGACGTGGAGGACTCGGTGTCCGGGGCCTCGTCGCCGAACGCGGGTGGTGTGCGCGGGGGTTCCCCGTCCGGTGGCTCCTCGTCCGGAGGGGCTTCGCGGGGCGCTGGGGGCGGTGGCTGGGGGGCCGTCGCCACGCCGTCGTCCGGGAGCCCGGGGCGGTTCGGGCCGCCGGTGGCGGCCGGTCCGGCGGGGCCCGCCGCGTCCGCCGACGGTCCGCCGGCGGGTGGCCGGCCGGCCGCCGGGAAGCCTCACGACGGGGCGTCGCCCGGCGGAGCCGGGGCCGACGGGGCGCGGCGCAAGCGGCGGTTGACGATGTTCCTCGCGGGTGTCGTGGGTGCGCTCGTCGTCATCGCCGTGGCCGTCCTCCTCACCGGGGGTGGCGGTGACAAGAAGGAGCAGAGCACGCCCGGGACGCCCACGACGTCCGCCGCCGTCCATCCCGACCTGCCGGCCGGGGTGAAGTGCAGTGGCAGCGACTGCACGGGCAAGGACCCGGAGAACATGGGCTGCGGGGGGCAGTTGGCGACCACCCCCACCAGCATCACCGTCGGTACGACACTGGTCGAGGTCCGCTACAGCAAGACCTGTGCCGCGGCCTGGGCCCGTATCACGCAGGCCGTGGCCGGTGACTCGGTCGTGGTCTCCGCCGCCGGTGTGCCTCAGCAGACCGGTTCGGTGGACACCGACACCGACGCGTACACCCCGATGGTCGCCGTCAAGGGGGCCGGTGAGGCGAAGGCGTGCGTGACGTTGAAGTCGGGGCAGCGGGGGTGTACGCGGTGAGGTAGGAGGGGCTGGGGTGGTGCGGGGAGGTCGGGGGAGGTTTCTTCGCCCCCGCCGCCCCTACCCTCCCCCCAAGCTCTCGGCTTCGCTCGAGCAGGGAACCCCCGTCATCCGTACCTGGGGCTCCGCCCCGGACCCCGCCAGGGGCGCTCCGCCCCCGGACCCCCGCTCGCCCGAAGGTCTCGTCCTCAAACGCCGGAGGGGCTGACATGCATGACCTGGGCGTCAGGCTCTGAGGGTGCCCCATCAGCGCGGGCTCGCCTCTC
This window encodes:
- a CDS encoding bifunctional methylenetetrahydrofolate dehydrogenase/methenyltetrahydrofolate cyclohydrolase produces the protein MTAQILDGKATAAAIKSDLTVRVAALKEKGVTPGLGTVLVGDDPGSQKYVAGKHRDCAQVGIASIQRELPATATQEEIEAVVRELNEDPACTGYIVQLPLPKGIDENRILELMDPDKDADGLHPMNLGRLVLNEPAPLPCTPNGVLTLLRRYGVEIKGAEVVVVGRGVTIGRPMPLLLTRRSENATVTQCHTGTRDLSAHLKRADIIIAAAGSAHLVRAEDVKPGAAVLDVGVSRSAEGKIVGDVHPDVAEVAAWISPNPGGVGPMTRAQLLVNVVEAAERSVG
- a CDS encoding DUF3017 domain-containing protein: MAEAAVRAEGSARTDGAARTEGAPRTDAAARAEGAAPAVTGARAEAGAPDGAGSGDDARSGGDAEEGDPGVIDAVSAPDAEGRPRRTTRRFPLFTKDTARPEGGGRAASGDAPAPARQWPILAVLGSVGLGLLLVALDAFRFGTILIGAALLAGAVMRWMLPDVGMLAVRSRFTDMVTYGVLGLAIVLLALMAQPNPWLVIPFLDDTLHFTVR
- a CDS encoding XRE family transcriptional regulator, coding for MPRWKALPDELDPQVREFAGQLRRLVDRSGLSVAALADRTGYSRTSWERYLNGRLLAPKGAIVALAEVTGSSPVHLTTMWELAERAWSRSEMRHDMTMEAIRISQARAALGESGASPANGGDGQQARKGRSATVTPGVAGPAGVAPSVPPQPTAADVEDSVSGASSPNAGGVRGGSPSGGSSSGGASRGAGGGGWGAVATPSSGSPGRFGPPVAAGPAGPAASADGPPAGGRPAAGKPHDGASPGGAGADGARRKRRLTMFLAGVVGALVVIAVAVLLTGGGGDKKEQSTPGTPTTSAAVHPDLPAGVKCSGSDCTGKDPENMGCGGQLATTPTSITVGTTLVEVRYSKTCAAAWARITQAVAGDSVVVSAAGVPQQTGSVDTDTDAYTPMVAVKGAGEAKACVTLKSGQRGCTR